In Carassius auratus strain Wakin chromosome 36, ASM336829v1, whole genome shotgun sequence, the following are encoded in one genomic region:
- the fam217bb gene encoding protein FAM217B isoform X2, whose amino-acid sequence MLIIVNPTDRQHNTKIKSHTTSKNGQKERRQRQNSHGAKESGGRGKSLSVRPVSPRSVQEEREDSSECRTEAESCVLQSKDGEEDSASDLSDSERYSALPAQISPPDLNLRAEVIDPSDFHALRPSCRGRSKFRGSYPDFLPPPFNSWSLQQLAVYLNTEGKGIPRPKPSGQLERYLDRLLQLEWHQIQTIEEDSSKSNAPLPKGRHLTHASSHLSLSSPKCILQCQRAFPLALLSSFASAPTLHLSSCTCPRCQNQYPILNVPCRSYAYHHHHTRLSPLLEKKGQASGLPKRSSSESRAHLPDPRHRSREHRLSDPLSESSHLSRMQAIGNMRNPVGSTCSVQQVSSTATTARNANIGEVKKRRTGQRSHSCVGTREVGYRARGRSEQRKTFDETQQEIKLACVVSSDGLHSSGDSATSRSTRRQKHVEFVTD is encoded by the exons ATGTTGATCATAGTGAACCCCACAGACAG GCAACACAACACTAAGATCAAATCTCATACAACTTCCAAAAATGGACAGAAGGAGAGGCGACAGAGACAAAACAGCCATGGTGCAAAAGAGAGTGGAGGCAGGGGTAAAAGTTTGAGTGTAAGGCCTGTAAGCCCTCGTTCTGTACAAGAGGAGAGAGAAGACTCATCAGAGTGCAGAACCGAAGCCGAGAGCTGCGTGCTACAAAGTAAAGATGGAGAAGAGGACAGTGCCAGTGACCTCTCAGACTCTGAAAGGTATTCTGCACTTCCCGCTCAAATCTCTCCCCCTGACCTCAACCTTCGCGCAGAGGTCATAGATCCGTCTGACTTTCATGCTTTGAGACCTTCTTGTCGAGGGCGCAGCAAGTTCAGAGGCAGCTATCCAGATTTCTTACCACCTCCTTTCAATTCCTGGAGTCTCCAGCAGCTAGCTGTGTACTTGAACACAGAAGGCAAAGGCATTCCTCGTCCCAAGCCCAGTGGGCAGCTTGAGAGATACCTGGACCGGCTATTGCAATTGGAATGGCATCAGATCCAAACCATAGAAGAAGACAGCAGCAAATCCAATGCCCCATTACCTAAAGGTCGCCATTTGACTCATGCATCTTCTCATCTCAGCCTCAGCTCTCCTAAATGCATCCTCCAGTGCCAGCGTGCGTTCCCTTTGGCGTTACTCTCCTCTTTTGCTAGTGCACCCACCCTTCATCTTTCCAGCTGTACCTGCCCACGTTGCCAGAATCAGTATCCCATCTTGAACGTCCCATGCCGCTCTTATgcctaccaccaccaccacacacgGCTGAGTCCACTCCTGGAGAAGAAGGGTCAGGCCTCAGGTTTGCCTAAAAGGAGCAGCAGTGAGAGCAGGGCTCATCTGCCGGATCCCCGACACCGATCTCGAGAGCACAGACTCAGCGACCCTCTGAGCGAGAGCAGCCACTTGAGCCGCATGCAGGCTATCGGTAACATGCGCAATCCAGTTGGTTCAACATGCAGTGTTCAACAAGTTTCTTCAACAGCTACAACAGCCAGGAATGccaatattggtgaagtaaaaaAGAGAAGGACAGGACAAAGGAGTCATTCCTGTGTGGGGACGAGGGAGGTTGGCTATAGGGCACGAGGACGCAGTGAACAAAGGAAGACCTTTGATGAAACACAACAGGAGATCAAATTAGCTTGTGTTGTAAGTTCAGATGGGTTACACAGCTCAGGAGACTCTGCAACTAGTCGATCGACCCGGAGGCAAAAGCATGTTGAATTTGTCACAGATTAA
- the fam217bb gene encoding protein FAM217B isoform X1: MQVMGTVLHERTVRNCQNKLRSFDRTKTKAFGHAPSKKTTKPPLHPPPKNGISLSSEPDSQQRLRRTILDKMLIIVNPTDRQHNTKIKSHTTSKNGQKERRQRQNSHGAKESGGRGKSLSVRPVSPRSVQEEREDSSECRTEAESCVLQSKDGEEDSASDLSDSERYSALPAQISPPDLNLRAEVIDPSDFHALRPSCRGRSKFRGSYPDFLPPPFNSWSLQQLAVYLNTEGKGIPRPKPSGQLERYLDRLLQLEWHQIQTIEEDSSKSNAPLPKGRHLTHASSHLSLSSPKCILQCQRAFPLALLSSFASAPTLHLSSCTCPRCQNQYPILNVPCRSYAYHHHHTRLSPLLEKKGQASGLPKRSSSESRAHLPDPRHRSREHRLSDPLSESSHLSRMQAIGNMRNPVGSTCSVQQVSSTATTARNANIGEVKKRRTGQRSHSCVGTREVGYRARGRSEQRKTFDETQQEIKLACVVSSDGLHSSGDSATSRSTRRQKHVEFVTD, encoded by the exons ATGCAAGTGATGGGAACGGTCTTACACGAGCGCACCGTGCGAAACTGTCAGAATAAGCTTCGTTCGTTTGACAGAACCAAAACTAAAGCATTTGGACATGCACCAAG CAAGAAAACCACAAAGCCACCTTTGCATCCACCACCGAAAAATGGCATCAGCCTGTCATCTGAACCT GACTCTCAGCAAAGGTTAAGAAGGACAATTCTGGACAAAATGTTGATCATAGTGAACCCCACAGACAG GCAACACAACACTAAGATCAAATCTCATACAACTTCCAAAAATGGACAGAAGGAGAGGCGACAGAGACAAAACAGCCATGGTGCAAAAGAGAGTGGAGGCAGGGGTAAAAGTTTGAGTGTAAGGCCTGTAAGCCCTCGTTCTGTACAAGAGGAGAGAGAAGACTCATCAGAGTGCAGAACCGAAGCCGAGAGCTGCGTGCTACAAAGTAAAGATGGAGAAGAGGACAGTGCCAGTGACCTCTCAGACTCTGAAAGGTATTCTGCACTTCCCGCTCAAATCTCTCCCCCTGACCTCAACCTTCGCGCAGAGGTCATAGATCCGTCTGACTTTCATGCTTTGAGACCTTCTTGTCGAGGGCGCAGCAAGTTCAGAGGCAGCTATCCAGATTTCTTACCACCTCCTTTCAATTCCTGGAGTCTCCAGCAGCTAGCTGTGTACTTGAACACAGAAGGCAAAGGCATTCCTCGTCCCAAGCCCAGTGGGCAGCTTGAGAGATACCTGGACCGGCTATTGCAATTGGAATGGCATCAGATCCAAACCATAGAAGAAGACAGCAGCAAATCCAATGCCCCATTACCTAAAGGTCGCCATTTGACTCATGCATCTTCTCATCTCAGCCTCAGCTCTCCTAAATGCATCCTCCAGTGCCAGCGTGCGTTCCCTTTGGCGTTACTCTCCTCTTTTGCTAGTGCACCCACCCTTCATCTTTCCAGCTGTACCTGCCCACGTTGCCAGAATCAGTATCCCATCTTGAACGTCCCATGCCGCTCTTATgcctaccaccaccaccacacacgGCTGAGTCCACTCCTGGAGAAGAAGGGTCAGGCCTCAGGTTTGCCTAAAAGGAGCAGCAGTGAGAGCAGGGCTCATCTGCCGGATCCCCGACACCGATCTCGAGAGCACAGACTCAGCGACCCTCTGAGCGAGAGCAGCCACTTGAGCCGCATGCAGGCTATCGGTAACATGCGCAATCCAGTTGGTTCAACATGCAGTGTTCAACAAGTTTCTTCAACAGCTACAACAGCCAGGAATGccaatattggtgaagtaaaaaAGAGAAGGACAGGACAAAGGAGTCATTCCTGTGTGGGGACGAGGGAGGTTGGCTATAGGGCACGAGGACGCAGTGAACAAAGGAAGACCTTTGATGAAACACAACAGGAGATCAAATTAGCTTGTGTTGTAAGTTCAGATGGGTTACACAGCTCAGGAGACTCTGCAACTAGTCGATCGACCCGGAGGCAAAAGCATGTTGAATTTGTCACAGATTAA